The Eggerthella guodeyinii sequence GTCCGGGCTCGCCGCACCTCGAGTTCCAGCTCCATAGGTTCGATCCTTTCCCAAACAGCGCGGAGGCCCCGGCGATGCCGGGGCCTCCGATGTCGCGCAGCGGTCGGCGCGGCGTTCAGATCGCGCTTAGAACATGCTCTGCACGAAGATGAACAGCGGCGAGAACGTCAGCGAGACGATGGTCATGAGGTTGATGAGGATGTTCATGGACGGACCGGAGGTGTCCTTGAACGGGTCGCCCACCGTGTCGCCCACGACGGCAGCCTTGTGGGCTTCGGAGCCCTTGCCGCCGTGCGCGCCCTTCTCGATGTACTTCTTCGCGTTGTCCCACGCGCCGCCGGCGTTCGACATGAAGATGGCCAGCAGCATGCCGGTGGACACGGCGCCCGCGAGGAAGCCGCCCAGCATGGCCGGGTTGAAGCAGCCGATGACCACGGGGATGACGACGGCCAGGATGCCCGGCAGCATCATCTCGCGCAGCGCGGACGACGTGGAGATGGCGATGCACTTGTCGTACTCGGGCTCGGCCTCGTACTCCATGATGCCCTTGATCTCGCGGAACTGACGGCGCACTTCCTCTACCATCGCGTGGGCCGCGCGGGACACGGCGCCCATGGTGAGGGCCGCGAACATGAACGGGATCATGGCGCCGATGAAGATGCCGGCGATGATGAGCGGGTCGGTGAGCGTCAGCTCGAACTCGGGGATGGCATGGTGCATCGTGGCCTGGTAGGACACGAACAGCGAGATGGCCGACAGGCCCGCGGACGCGATGGCGAAGCCCTTCGCGATGGCGGCCGTGGTGTTGCCCACGGAGTCCAGCTCGTCGGTGCGCTCGCGCACCTCTTCGGGCAGGCCCGCCATCTCGGCGATGCCGCCCGCGTTGTCGGCCACGGGGCCGTACGCGTCGACGCCGATGGTGATGGCCGTGTTGGACAGCATGCCCGTCGCCGCCAACGCCACGCCGAACAGGCCGACGGCGATGCCGCCCATGTCGTCGGCGTTCGGGAACGCCATGTTGCCGAAGGTGTACGCGCCGATGATGGCGAACGCCACGAGCAGGATGGGGATGATCGTGGACAGCATGCCCGTGGACAGGCCCTGGATCACGTTCGTGCCCGGACCGGTTTCAGAGGCCTCGGCGATCTGGTGCACCGGCTTGTAGGCGTCGGAGCAGAAGTACTCGGTGGTCTTGCCGATGAGCAGGCCGGCCACGAGGCCGCACAGCACGGAGCCGAACAGCCAGATGGGCTGCGAGTCGACGGTCTGGCCGTTCCACACGAAGAAGATCGCGAGGATGGCGACGACCTCGATGAGGGCCGCGAGGTACGTGCCGCGGTTGAGCGCCTTGTGCAGCTCGGCGCCTTCCTTCGTGCGCACGGCGAGCAGGCCGATGATGGACGTGATGATGCCGCATCCGGCGATGAGCACCGGCACGACGATGGCCCACGTGGCGTCGATGCTGCCGAACGC is a genomic window containing:
- a CDS encoding sodium-translocating pyrophosphatase, whose translation is MAPICALIGICVAGYLGSWVLKQDPGPEKMNNISLKIQQGAKAFLMSEYKLLVIFMVVVAVVMAVALSPITAIAFVTGGVLSALAGYIGMHVATRANTRTAYAAEKSVAAALNVSFKSGLTMGLSVASFALLGLSLWLILLVFGVDSFDLMHEHVGMVEGFATGASAVALFARVGGGIYTKAADVGADLVGKVEAGIPEDDPRNPATIADNVGDNVGDVAGMGADLFESYTGSILAPTILATTFAALGYFGAFGSIDATWAIVVPVLIAGCGIITSIIGLLAVRTKEGAELHKALNRGTYLAALIEVVAILAIFFVWNGQTVDSQPIWLFGSVLCGLVAGLLIGKTTEYFCSDAYKPVHQIAEASETGPGTNVIQGLSTGMLSTIIPILLVAFAIIGAYTFGNMAFPNADDMGGIAVGLFGVALAATGMLSNTAITIGVDAYGPVADNAGGIAEMAGLPEEVRERTDELDSVGNTTAAIAKGFAIASAGLSAISLFVSYQATMHHAIPEFELTLTDPLIIAGIFIGAMIPFMFAALTMGAVSRAAHAMVEEVRRQFREIKGIMEYEAEPEYDKCIAISTSSALREMMLPGILAVVIPVVIGCFNPAMLGGFLAGAVSTGMLLAIFMSNAGGAWDNAKKYIEKGAHGGKGSEAHKAAVVGDTVGDPFKDTSGPSMNILINLMTIVSLTFSPLFIFVQSMF